Proteins encoded within one genomic window of Anastrepha ludens isolate Willacy chromosome 4, idAnaLude1.1, whole genome shotgun sequence:
- the LOC128861743 gene encoding peptidoglycan-recognition protein LA isoform X2 translates to MYIYSYLHIIKMKLLLKVNSEKARKRYVSSVTLPTSSANGTVATIKRINQNRTSINTSIFQKLSTSSKLLILLIILVIIVAGVIIYIEIQQSNKKTDAGPILFGNSYEHGTFPNLGNGHLVIDRDQWGASELAKNLKIPLKHPIPYVLITHIGVQSKPCENVYRCSIKMRTIQDSAIAEKNLPDIQSNFYVGDDGNIYVGRGWDYANTYANDTLAVTFMGDYGRYEPSEKQLEAAQYLLTHAVVNKYINLAYKLVAQNQTKVTKSPGANVYRNIKKWQHFYPCGIGDNPRCGVELGMPDIWDGKM, encoded by the exons atgtatatatactcgtatcttCATATAATCAAAATGAAATTGTTGTTGAAAGTGAATTCAGAAAAAGCTCGCAAACGCTATGTCAGCTCTGTGACTTTGCCAACCTCATCAGCGAATGGAACTGTTGCCACAATAAAAC gaatcaatcaaaacagaaccAGTATAAATACCTCCATTTTCCAGAAGCTATCAACATCCTCCAAACTTTTAATATTACTAATTATTTTAGTAATAATTGTAGCTGGCGTGATTATTTACATTGAGATacaacaaagcaacaaaaagaCAGATGCCGGACCTATATTGTTCGGCAACAGCTATGAACATGGGACAT TTCCGAATTTAGGAAATGGACATCTGGTGATCGATCGCGATCAATGGGGCGCCTCGGAATTggctaaaaatctaaaaataccACTAAAGCATCCAATACCATATGTACTCATCACGCACATTGGCGTCCAGTCGAAACCTTGTGAAAATGTATACAGATGCTCGATTAAAATGCGCACAATTCAAGATTCAGCAATTGCGGAAAAAAATCTACCCGACATACAGTCGAATTTTTAT gtcggaGACGATGGCAACATTTACGTCGGACGTGGTTGGGATTacgcaaatacatatgcaaatgacACCTTGGCTGTTACGTTTATGGGCGATTACGGACGATATGAACCAAGTGAAAAACAATTGGAAGCGGCCCAATATCTCTTGACACATGCCGtcgttaataaatatattaacttgGCTTACAAattggtggcgcaaaatcag ACCAAGGTCACAAAGAGTCCTGGTGCCAATGTTTACCGTAACATCAAAAAGTGGCAACACTTTTATCCTTGTGGTATAGGCGATAATCCGAGGTGCGGCGTAGAGCTGGGCATGCCAGATATATGGGATGGCAAGATGTAA